Proteins found in one Campylobacter concisus genomic segment:
- a CDS encoding flagellar motor protein MotB — translation MGKLIKPEECPKCMPEWLATFGDLMSLLLCFFVLLLSMATMDAKKMEAAVGSLAGALSVLEGGARPENQIEKETDPENTRAKKISKQKGSQSELNMNVKKINELLAASGAPEITMEESEDGFIVRLPAAMLFEKDSAEISGEDAKLFLKRIGMIVAKMPNDVKADIIGHTDNIEPSKDSAYKNNWQLSTARALSVVEELINDGVPQNRIIASGKASFDPIASNSTEDGRAKNNRVEIHFISLEPKNKEATKKSILDMRN, via the coding sequence ATGGGTAAGTTAATAAAACCAGAAGAGTGTCCAAAATGTATGCCTGAGTGGCTAGCTACTTTTGGCGATCTTATGTCGCTTTTGCTTTGTTTTTTCGTTTTATTACTTTCTATGGCGACAATGGATGCTAAAAAGATGGAGGCCGCTGTTGGCTCACTAGCTGGTGCTTTAAGTGTGCTTGAAGGTGGTGCTAGGCCTGAAAATCAGATAGAAAAAGAGACGGATCCAGAAAATACTCGTGCAAAAAAGATAAGTAAGCAAAAGGGCTCACAAAGTGAGCTAAATATGAATGTTAAAAAGATAAATGAATTACTAGCTGCTAGCGGGGCACCTGAAATTACGATGGAAGAGAGTGAAGATGGCTTTATCGTAAGGCTTCCAGCAGCTATGCTTTTTGAGAAAGATAGTGCTGAAATTTCTGGTGAAGATGCGAAGCTATTTTTAAAACGAATAGGCATGATTGTGGCGAAAATGCCTAATGATGTAAAAGCCGATATTATCGGCCATACAGATAATATAGAACCAAGCAAAGACTCAGCTTATAAAAATAACTGGCAGCTCTCAACTGCAAGGGCTTTAAGCGTGGTTGAAGAGCTAATCAACGATGGCGTGCCACAAAATAGAATAATAGCTTCTGGCAAAGCTTCGTTTGATCCGATCGCTAGTAACAGCACAGAAGATGGCAGAGCTAAGAACAATAGAGTAGAAATTCACTTCATATCGCTTGAGCCAAAAAATAAAGAGGCTACTAAGAAAAGTATCCTTGATATGAGGAATTAG
- a CDS encoding motility protein A: MDLGTVVGWVLTLVLLFGSMAIGVGIGPYIDIPSVMIVFGGTIGVMMVGFKMETLKGIGKFYGIAVKPSVVVNLPETIKKIVDYSTKARRDGILSLESEVNNETNQFLKRGLSMAVDGNEPDAIRALLEIDIDQTSTRHSNNIKIFEQVGGFAGAMGMIGTLIGLVAMLLNMSDPSAIGPSMAVALLTTLYGAMIGNIIGAPVANILSIRDADEALEKQVVLEGIMSIQAGDNPRTLEAKLLAFLPPKDRKSQFE, from the coding sequence ATGGATTTAGGAACCGTCGTCGGCTGGGTTTTGACCCTGGTGCTTTTGTTTGGATCAATGGCGATAGGCGTTGGTATAGGACCATACATCGATATCCCTTCTGTGATGATCGTTTTTGGTGGTACTATCGGCGTTATGATGGTTGGCTTCAAGATGGAGACGCTTAAAGGAATTGGTAAATTTTATGGCATTGCTGTTAAGCCATCAGTCGTAGTAAATTTACCTGAGACTATAAAAAAAATAGTTGATTATTCAACTAAAGCTAGACGTGATGGTATCTTATCGCTCGAAAGCGAAGTAAATAATGAGACAAATCAGTTTTTAAAAAGAGGCCTCTCAATGGCGGTCGATGGCAATGAGCCAGATGCGATAAGAGCGCTTTTAGAGATCGATATCGATCAAACTAGTACAAGACATTCAAATAATATTAAAATTTTTGAGCAAGTTGGCGGTTTTGCGGGTGCTATGGGTATGATAGGAACGCTCATTGGTCTTGTTGCGATGCTTCTTAACATGTCAGATCCTAGTGCGATTGGCCCATCAATGGCGGTTGCCTTGCTTACGACGCTTTATGGCGCGATGATAGGTAACATCATAGGTGCACCTGTGGCAAACATCCTCTCTATTCGCGATGCTGATGAAGCACTTGAAAAACAAGTTGTACTTGAGGGTATTATGTCGATACAAGCAGGCGATAATCCAAGAACGCTTGAAGCTAAACTATTAGCATTTTTACCACCAAAAGATAGAAAAAGTCAGTTTGAATAA
- the glmU gene encoding bifunctional UDP-N-acetylglucosamine diphosphorylase/glucosamine-1-phosphate N-acetyltransferase GlmU — translation MNNTSIIILAAGLGTRMKSKRPKVLFELCGEPMIIHILKQAYAITNDVSVVLHYEKELISKKIKEIFPQTKIFEQDLANFPGTAGAIKSVNLSGEKVLVTCGDMPLVKSTDLMRLANAEADVVMSSFEAVNPFGYGRVIIKNGKVEGIVEQKDASEAQLAIKSVNAGCYCFKREALEQILPLISNQNAQKEYYLTDAIKIANEKGLKCVAVNVNEQNFMGINDKFQLSIAEKIMQDEIKQNLMKAGVLMRMPESIFIDSRAKFEGECVLEENVSILGECVITESIIKSSSVIESSVIKNSDIGPLAHIRPNSEISDTHIGNFVEVKKGVLSGVKAGHLSYLGDCEIESGTNIGCGTITCNYDGKAKYKTKIGKNVFVGSDTQLVAPVNIADNVIIAAGSTITKDVESGALAISRGRQENKSGFFEKFFGKDDVKK, via the coding sequence ATGAACAATACTTCAATCATAATCCTAGCTGCTGGTCTTGGTACCAGGATGAAATCAAAACGTCCAAAAGTTCTATTTGAACTTTGCGGTGAGCCGATGATCATTCACATCTTAAAGCAAGCTTATGCGATAACAAATGACGTTAGTGTCGTGCTTCACTACGAAAAAGAGTTAATTAGCAAAAAGATAAAAGAAATTTTTCCTCAAACTAAAATTTTTGAGCAAGATCTAGCAAATTTCCCAGGCACTGCTGGAGCGATAAAAAGCGTAAATTTAAGCGGCGAAAAGGTGCTTGTGACTTGTGGCGACATGCCTCTTGTAAAATCAACCGATCTAATGCGTCTAGCAAATGCCGAAGCTGACGTGGTTATGAGCTCATTTGAAGCAGTAAATCCTTTTGGCTACGGCAGAGTCATCATAAAAAACGGCAAAGTTGAAGGCATCGTCGAGCAAAAAGATGCAAGCGAAGCGCAACTTGCGATAAAAAGCGTAAATGCTGGTTGCTACTGCTTTAAACGCGAGGCGCTAGAGCAAATTCTACCACTCATAAGCAACCAAAACGCACAAAAAGAGTACTACCTAACTGACGCCATAAAAATAGCAAATGAAAAGGGCTTAAAGTGCGTCGCAGTAAATGTTAATGAGCAAAATTTCATGGGCATAAATGATAAATTTCAGCTTAGCATTGCAGAAAAGATCATGCAAGATGAGATCAAGCAAAATTTGATGAAAGCTGGCGTCTTGATGCGCATGCCTGAGAGCATTTTCATAGACAGCAGAGCCAAATTTGAAGGCGAGTGCGTACTCGAAGAAAACGTAAGTATCCTTGGCGAGTGCGTCATCACAGAGAGCATCATCAAAAGCTCATCGGTGATAGAAAGCAGCGTCATCAAAAACTCAGACATCGGTCCGCTAGCTCACATCAGACCAAATTCTGAAATTTCTGACACGCATATAGGAAATTTCGTCGAGGTTAAAAAAGGCGTTCTTAGCGGCGTAAAAGCTGGACACTTAAGCTATCTTGGTGACTGTGAGATAGAAAGTGGCACAAACATCGGTTGTGGCACGATCACATGCAACTACGACGGTAAGGCAAAATACAAAACCAAGATCGGCAAAAACGTCTTTGTTGGCTCAGATACGCAACTAGTCGCCCCTGTAAATATCGCTGACAACGTCATCATCGCAGCTGGTAGCACCATCACAAAAGACGTTGAGAGCGGCGCTCTAGCTATCAGCAGAGGTCGCCAAGAGAACAAAAGCGGCTTTTTTGAGAAATTCTTTGGCAAAGACGATGTTAAAAAATAA
- the coaBC gene encoding bifunctional phosphopantothenoylcysteine decarboxylase/phosphopantothenate--cysteine ligase CoaBC, which yields MLKNKKILLAVCGSIAFYKAFEILSLLKKQGADVYVALSDGALEFCSVSGFEALSEHKILSSQTQNWQDGVNHIAYSKMDLVLIAPASVNTINKLTAGICDNVFMQTLIAASHVPLVVALAANNNMIEHFATQNSLEILKKNDALIVEPVLKTLACGDIGKGGLASPEVIVEAAIKKLSKPLFVGKKVVITGGATTEKIDDVRAITNFSSGKMAMAIARAFYYAGADVTLLASFETANEPFEILKFSSSSELLELCKSECESANLLVMCAAVSDFMPTKIDGKIKKEDVGEILSLSLKRNVDILQSLKEFKCKKIGFKLEISSESAHKNARAMLEQKGLDAVCLNILGEKNGFASEQNEVNFITKNSETLLPLATKDEIARHIVELAANL from the coding sequence ATGTTAAAAAATAAGAAAATTTTACTAGCCGTTTGCGGCAGTATCGCCTTTTACAAGGCATTCGAAATTTTATCGCTGCTTAAAAAACAAGGCGCTGATGTTTATGTGGCTTTAAGTGACGGAGCGCTTGAATTTTGTAGTGTAAGCGGCTTTGAAGCGTTAAGCGAGCATAAAATTTTAAGCTCACAAACGCAAAACTGGCAAGACGGCGTAAATCACATAGCCTACTCTAAAATGGATCTAGTCCTAATCGCACCTGCCTCGGTAAATACGATAAATAAGCTAACAGCTGGCATCTGCGATAATGTCTTTATGCAAACGCTAATCGCCGCCTCACACGTGCCTTTGGTTGTAGCCCTTGCTGCAAATAATAATATGATCGAGCACTTCGCGACGCAAAATTCGCTTGAAATTTTAAAGAAAAACGACGCCTTAATAGTTGAGCCGGTTTTAAAAACTCTAGCTTGCGGAGATATTGGCAAGGGCGGTCTTGCAAGCCCTGAAGTGATAGTTGAAGCGGCAATAAAAAAGCTTAGCAAGCCTCTTTTTGTAGGCAAAAAAGTAGTGATCACTGGTGGCGCAACGACAGAAAAGATAGATGACGTTAGAGCTATTACAAATTTCTCAAGCGGTAAGATGGCGATGGCGATTGCAAGGGCTTTTTACTACGCTGGTGCTGATGTTACGCTACTTGCTAGCTTTGAAACCGCAAACGAGCCATTTGAGATTTTAAAATTTAGCTCAAGCAGCGAACTTTTAGAGCTTTGCAAGAGCGAGTGCGAGAGCGCGAATTTACTTGTGATGTGTGCTGCAGTAAGCGATTTTATGCCGACAAAAATTGATGGCAAGATAAAAAAAGAGGACGTCGGCGAAATTTTAAGCTTAAGTCTAAAGAGAAATGTCGATATTTTGCAAAGCTTAAAAGAATTTAAATGCAAAAAGATCGGCTTTAAGCTTGAAATCTCAAGCGAGAGCGCACACAAAAACGCTAGAGCAATGCTAGAGCAAAAGGGGCTTGACGCAGTTTGCCTAAATATCTTGGGTGAGAAAAATGGCTTTGCAAGCGAGCAAAATGAGGTAAATTTCATCACGAAAAATAGTGAAACTTTGCTGCCGCTTGCCACAAAAGACGAGATCGCAAGACATATCGTGGAGCTAGCGGCAAATTTATGA